The Meles meles chromosome 12, mMelMel3.1 paternal haplotype, whole genome shotgun sequence genomic sequence CTCCGACTGTTAGAATCACACTTGATAAGGACGGACTATTCCATGGGCTCGGATGGAATCCTAGCAAATGTTCGGCTCATAAACACAGAAAAGAGGAGACCAAGTCTTCTCGGGAGCAAAATGTGGCCAGCAACCCCTCACCAGACGCCTTCATTTTACAAACAAGAACTGAGGCCCTGGGCAGAGGTGCTTGCCTGCAGTGAAACGGAGCTGGGCTTGGAATTGACATGGCTAGTCGTAGCCCTGGGCTCTTGCTCCTATATGGAACTCTGGGACTGGGACCAAGGAGTTTGGGATGCTTGGCAGGGACAAAGTTGAGGGTTCCTCGAGGAACTGTGGAGGAAAGGAGACAAATAGGCTAGACCCAGGGTGTCCAGAGAGGGCAGATCTGGGGTGTTAGGTCAGTAGCCCTTAgccaggggagcaggaggaaatGCAAGGAGGGCTGACTCTAGACACCCAAACTCCAGCGTGCCCAGGGAGTGGGTGTCAGTCAGGAGGGCAAGGAGAGAGCCCTTGGTTCAGGCTCACACCCTGCCTCATTTGAGTTGGGGTCTTAGGTTCCCCATCTATGAGAAGGGTCAGACTTGAGGGAGGGGATAAAGTTCTGCATCTTGTTTCTTCCAAAAGAGAAGCTGATTCATGACAGAATGGATTGAAGTGAGAAATTAGGGAGTACGTCCTTGCAAATACATGCCTTTCTTAGCTAGACAGAGTCTGCTGGGGTCTCTACGGAAGTTGGGGCCCAAGCCCCTGGTTAGGATTACCCTGAGTCTTTGACTTGTCTTCTGCAAGGTGGATGCAAGTTTTCAGCTCCCAGTGAAGGAGAAGATGGCCCAAGCACCCTCGGAACCAAGATTGGCTCTAGTGCCTGTGGGCCCAAGAGCAGCTATGCCACCTTCCACAGAGGGTCCAAGGTCTGCTCTGGTGTCTCCCCGACCCATCCTGGCTCCACTGTCTACCCCGGGAGGGCAGAAGACAGCTCCTACCCGCCGCAGTTCCAGCCTAGCTCCAACATCTGTGGGTCAGTTGGTCGTGTCTGCCTCAGGTGGGCCAAAGACTCCTCCGGTGACCTCAGGCTCAGTCCTTGCTCCAACATCCCTGGGACAGCTAGTGATGTCTGCCTCAGCAGGGCCAaggcctcccccacccaccctgcggCCCAGGCTGTCTCCGACGTCCAGGGACCAGAAGCAAGTGCCACCTGCCTCCGTGGGACCCAAGCCAGCACTGGCTGCCTCAGGCCTGAACCTGGCTCTGGCCCCTGAGGAGCAGCCCACACAGCCCCCCTTCAACTCTTCCCCAGTGCCCAGTCCAGTTTTGTCATCCTCTCAGGACCAGGTCCTGGCTCCAGCTTCTGTAACATCGGCCTCAGCCTCTGGGGGATGGACACCAGCTAAACAGAGGGATCCCCCAGCCCCTAAACCTCTCCCCTCTTCCGAAGGGCATCTCCAGGCTTCAGCTCAGGCATCTGGTCCTGTGGGCTCCACATCCTTGAGCCAAACCCCCCCAGACCCCCGGATCTCCCCTTCCTTTAGAGCCCGGCCTGAGGCCCCCCGCAGCAGCCCTGAGGATCCTGTCCTGCCCCGGCCACCCCAGACCCTGCCCCTGGATGTGGGCCAGGGCCCTCCAGAGCCTGCCACCCGTTCCCCAGGACTTCTGTCCCCTACCTTCCGGCCAGGAGCCTCCTCAGCCCAGACTGTGCCCCCACCTCTGCCCAAGCCACCCCGCTCTCCCAGCCGTTCCCCCAGCCGCTCCCCCAACCGCTCCCCCTGTGTCCCCCCAGCCCCTGAAACGGCCCTCCCTAGGCCTGGCACCCAGGGTGCAGGGTCTAGTGGGCGCACGAGCCCCAGTCTTCAGCCCCGAGAAACTCCAGCTCCGGTCACCACCTCCCCTTCTACCTCCACCTCATCATCCTCTTGGTCAGCTCAGCCTACCTGCAAGAGTGACCCTGGCTTCTGGTGAGGGGGCCCTCTCCCAAGAAACATTGGTGGGGCTTGAGTTCTGAAGCTAGCCATCTTTCCAGGGTGGCTTACCCTACACTACCCCAGTTTACTTGCCTGAGGAAGATTCTCTGGGTGTACTGGGCCTACTGTGGGACCTTCAGGAGACAGCATCTTCTCCTGAGGGACTTGCCCAGCCCTGCCTCGACCGATCTCCTCTGGGAGAGTCTGGTAGGAGGGATATTGGGCCCACTTGTCCTCCCTCTGAGAGCTTACACCCACACCTGCCTCAGTTTACTTCCCCAGAAAGAGCCCTGCAGGAGGAAGGCTGAGGAGGGAGTGGTGTCCAGTAGTAACCCCTCTtatacccccacccccaggatcaCTGTGGTCACGTGGAATGTGGGCACTGCCATGCCTCCTGACGACGTCACATCCCTCCTCCACCTGGGCAGTGGCGGCAATGACAGTGACGGGGCGGACATGATTGCCATAGGGTGAGGGGGCCGGGGGTGTCGACCCCGTTCCTGgatccctcctgcctcccagacCCTTGCCCATGGGAAGGACTTCTAGGGCACCCCCACCCACACcacccctacccccttccccacccctacccGCAGGTTGCAGGAAGTGAACTCCATGATCAACAAGCGGCTCAAGGACGCGCTCTTCACAGACCAGTGGAGCGAGCTCTTCATGGACGCGCTGGCGCCCTTCAACTTCGTGCTGGTAAcgtctccctcagcccctggaaGGGGGGAGCCCCCTGGATTCCTGGCCCGAGCTCTGCGTTGATTCACTGTGGACTGTGGACTGCTGGACTTCTGTTGCTGGGTCCGCGAAACAGGATGGAGGAGCAGATCTCAAAGACTAGGGGAAAGCGCACagccgggcggggggcggggcgggggtggaatGGGGTTGTGTCCGGTCCCTCAACCACTTCGCCTCCGGCCGCAGGTGAGTACAGTGCGGATGCAGGGCGTCATCCTGCTGCTGTTCGCCAAGTACTACCACCTGCCCTTCCTGAGGGACGTGCAGACGGACTGCACGCGCACCGGCCTGGGTGGCTATTGGGTGAGCACCTGAGCGGCCCGGAAGGGGACAAGGCCCTAAGGGGTCTATAGATTAGTCCTCTGGGTGCTCCACGCACTGGCAAGGTCTCCCCATGCTCCGCCCCTTACTCTGacgcctgcctccccccccccaaccccgcccaaCACCCCACAGCATTTTCTAGACCCAACCCCCTTTCAGTCCCAGCCCCATCCCATGGTTCCTCTCCTTTGCCTAGAACCCACCCCTCTCTAAGTCTTTTCAACTGGCTGGTGGCCTCGCCCCTCTCTATGCCCCGCCCAGTGCCTCATCCCCTTGCGGAGGCCCCGCCCATGACTCGACCAACCCTGTCTCCCAAGGGCAACAAGGGTGGAGTGAGCGTGCGACTGGCGGCCTTCGGGCACATGCTCTGCTTCCTGAACTGCCACTTGCCCGCTCACATGGACAAGGCAGAGCAGCgcaaggacaacttccagaccaTCCTTAGCCTCCAGCAGTTCCCGGGGCCCGGGGCGCACGGCATCCTGGATCACGAGTATGGGCTCTGGGCGGGGCCAAATGGAGCTTGGGCGGGGCTAGCGAGGGAGGGGTGGGCCTCAGAGTCTCGCACTTGGCTCCTGGAACCTGAGTACCAGCCTGGGTGGGCCTTGTAGGGAGAGGCAGAGCCTATGCGGGGTGGGCGGCCCCCCGAACTACATCGAGGAACACGATTGCTGGTAAGTTTGATGGGGGACAGAAACTACCGGGCAGAGCTTTGCCCAGAGGCACGGCCTTGGTGGGGGTTCAATCAAACTTTCTTTTGTATTTGCATCCCCCTACTGTTCCTTGGTGGCTTGGTTGGGGGTGGAGAAGGATCTGGGTTGGGCTCTTTCACCCCATGGACCCTGCtgacccccatccccaaacaGCCTCGTGTTCTGGTTTGGGGACCTCAACTTCCGCATCGAGAGCTATGACCTGCACTTCGTCAAGTTTGCCATTGACAGTGACCAGCTCCACCAGCTCTGGGAGAAGGACCAGGTGCAGAACCCCAGCCCGCAACCCTAAACACCAAACACACAGAACACGACACACCACACTTTTGTCTACTAggctctggctcttggtttcacctGTCCCATCCAAGCCGTTATCCAATTTTGCCCTTTTGAACTTTCACAGCTCAACATGGCCAAGAACACCTGGCCCATCCTGAAGGGCTTCCAGGAGGGGCCCCTCAACTTTGCACCCACCTTCAAATTTGATGTGGGTACTAATAAATATGATACCAGGTGAGATCAGCACTGGGATGAGGAGGAGGCATGGGCTGAGGTCTTCTGGatagggaagaaagggaagacgATTAGCAAGAAGCAAGGTTGGGGGCTGTGCCTCAAACCCCTGAAACTTAGGTTACCCCTGCCCACTTCAGTGCCAAGAAGCGGAAGCCAGCCTGGACAGACCGTATCCTGTGGAAGGTCAAGGCTCCGGGTGTGGGTCCCAGCCCCTCAGGACGGGAAAGCCACCGGCTCCAGGTGACACAGCACAGCTACCGCAGCCACATGGAATACACAGTCAGCGACCACAAGCCCGTGGCTGCCCAGTTTGTCCTGCAGGTGAGTCCTGGCCTCATCCTCCCATCATGACATCCCCAGGTCCAACTCAGCATCACTTGGCCTACCGGTAACCCCTTGCACCTGCCCTCAGCAGCATCCATTCACTGTAGCAGAGTGGGAGTGGCTTATGACccccattttcagatgaggaaactgaggctcagagacatggCATCACATcggggtcacacagctaggaaatggaagaattgggatttgaacccaagctagtctgttttcagagtccatgccTTCTCCACTAAATCCCTAATTCGGTTCTTCTGAGAAAGGATTAGGGGCATTAGgaatttttgtgaaaattcacaTTATGTAATCATATAATAAGACCCGCAAAatcaaaatgtttattcaaaCTTCATATAGCACCCATTCATATTTACCattttactatgtgccaagcccgTGAGTGAGGTAGTAATGGGGAGGAGGAGttgagagatgaaaaatacaaagcTAAATTCTAAACAGTTTCTGTAACTTAGCATTATGTGTAGGGGTGAGGTGTCTGGTTGCCAAAGTAAAAAGGAGAAATGCTAGAATGTCAGAACCGGACCTGGGAGACCACATAGTCCAACAGTCTATTTTTCTGTGGGGAAACTGGGACCCCCGGTAGGGCAAGCATGTACCCCAAACCGCACATCAGTCCTGAACCCCAACTCTGGGCTCTCCAATTCCCTTCCTTGATCTCATAAGAGGGAACCTGGAGGCCAGAGAACGTTTGCCCTGGTAACTCTGTCATGTGGTCAGTCCATGGGACATTGGCCAGTATCCTCAGCTGGGAATGGAAAGCCGCCCAAGTCTGGCCTCCTGTGACCTTTGATAAAGGAGTTGGGTGTGAGGTTCACCCTCACTCAGGGGCCTCATTGGAGAACCACTGCTTTTTGGTGCCCTACCCTGACCTTCCCTCCTCATCAAGGACTCTGACCCTTGCAGAATGTTACCTGTTGATTGCCTACTGCATGCCAAACCCTGGGATTCTGTCATCCCTTTGAATGCCTTTGTAGGCCCTGAGAAATCCAAATTCTCCTCCCAGTTTAACTGGtgagggaaactgagactcagagaactTAAGTCTCTTAACTGAAGCAACACAATCAGAGTGGGACTTAGTGGGAGTTTTGACCTTGCAAGGCCCCAGAGAGCATTTCCAAGAGGCCACCTCTGGCAAAACTGCTGTTAGGAACCTAGGGACAGGGAGAGGATGTTCTGGTTTCTTCTGAAACAGCCTGCCTCAAAagctgaggagggagggaaaccCGAAAGCCCCGATAAATAGGAGTGGAGCAGACAAAGGCCTGAGGCTGACACACCATCTGAGTCCTTCCctgagggacagaggaggggcaAGGGCAGAACCAGGGCTGCCCTATTCCCTTCAAAGCTGTATCCTTGCTGCCTAAGAAGGCTATTGCCATAaagagccctgggctggggggtgggaagctGGGCATTTATCCTAGACCTATTCAGCCTTGGTTTCCCAATCTGTAAGGTGGTTTCGGTGGCCCTGTCTCTCAGCTGATTTGTGCTGACTCAGGCCCAAGGGCACTCAGGAGGGTCCCCCCTGATGTTGTCCCCACCCCTGGGCAGTTCGCTTACAGGGACGACGTGCCGCTAGTGCGGCTGGAGGTGGCTGATGAGTGGGTGCGGCCCGAGCAGGCCGTGGTGAGGTACCGCATTGAAACCGTGTTCGCCCGCAGCTCCTGGGACTGGATCGGCTTGTACCGGGTGAGAAGGGCAGGGATGGtcagggaggagcaggaggagcagcaggggtggggggatgggggggagggatgggggggttGATAGGAGATACCACCCTGAATCCTCTCACCCCAGGTGGGTTTCCGCCACTGCAAGGACTACGTGGCTTATGTGTGGGCCAAACACGAGGATGTGGATGGGAGCATCTACCAGGTACTGAAAGGGAGGGCGAGGGTAGGAGGAAGCCCCCGTCGCCCTTGGGGCTTGGGACTTGACCTGGGCAGTCCTTGAGGCTGCCTCCCTGACCCCAACCTGGGCCTATGCCCCGGGCCCACCAGGTGACCTTCAGTGAGGAGTCACTGCCCAAGGGGCATGGAGATTTCATCCTGGGCTATTACAGCCACACGCACAGTATCCTTATTGGTGTCACTGAGCCCTTCCAGGTAAGTAGGTCACACTGTGGGAGTGGGGGCTTCCCAAAGACCCTGTTCACAACGCTGcagcctctaccttctgctccaTGGTCTCCTACAAGTAGCCTGACTTTCCCCGGGTCTGCTCATGGCCAGGGTGGGAGTGGTTCCAAGACGCCTTGAGTGGCtggctggggagtggggcagCCCAGTGACCAGCCTTCTCCCCCagatctctctgcctacctcgGAGCTGGCCAGCAGCAGCACAGACAGCTCGAGTGCCAGCTCAGAGGACGAGGATGACAGTACCCTGGAGCTGCTTGCACCCAAGTCCCGTAGCCCCAGCCCTGGCAAGTCCAAGAGGCATCGCAGCCGCAGCCCAGGCCTGGCCCGCTTCCCCGGCCTTGCCCTGCGGCCTTCATCTCGCGAACGCCGCGGTGCCAGCCGCAGCCCCTCGCCACAGAGCCGCCGCCTGCCCCGGGTGGCCCCCGACAGGAGCCATGATGGTGGCAGCCGGGGCAGTAGTGAGGAGGGGCCCTCTGGGTTGCCCGGTCCCTGGGCCTTCCCACCATCTGTGCCTCAAAGCCTCGGTCTGCTGCCTGCCTTGCGCCTGGAGCCCGTCGACCCTGGTGGTGGGGGTTCCTGGAGACCTAATCGGGAGGCCCCAGCCTCCAGCAGCCTGTCTACCAGTCCCCAGGGCCggcaggggctggaggaagggggtCTGGGGCcctgagagtgagtgagcaggtgGGCCCAGGTGGCCGCCGCTGTGCCCTGATCTCCTGCAAACCCCCCTGTGTCCCTCTTGCTGCTGCTCCAGCTTTATCCGCACCTGCCACTCTGTCCTGGCCAGGGGTGGCCACGTGGGGTCCCCCAAACTCAGTCCTGGCACCTCAACTGTGACAATCAGCAAACCCCTATTGACCCCCATCTAAGATGGGGAAGGGGATGCGATCCTGGAGGCCATCAGTTAGAAATTAAATGCTCCAGCCTCACTCCTGACTCCTTCCTAACTTGTTAGCAGTCTGGGGAAGGGACTAAAGAGGCAAGAGGATGATAGATCTGACAATTACCAGGCTCCAGCTGTATACACTACAGATGCCATCTCTTTTAATCTGCGCCACAACCCTGAGTTGTGGTGTTGAGTTCAGTGCAGTTCTTACACATATTTCACAGGTGGGCAAACTGAGCTCCAGAAGGCGAACCTCTCAGAATCAGACACCCACCACAGTCTGGCTATGTGTTAGAGGGAGGAAACATTTACTAGATGCTAAGCACTGTCCATGTATTGGTTTCCTTAATCCTcaacaatcctatgaggtaggCCCTGATCAGACTCCCCCTTTTCAGAGGAGTTACTAAGGCTCAGAGTGGAGGAGGTCCCTCCTTCAAGGACACAGAGGAGATCTGAGTTTTAAGTTTTGAGTAGGAAAAAATgggccagggctgggccaggAAGGGCACAGCAGCTGTTGAGAAGGGATCCCCCAGGGAAAAGGGTTGGACAGTGCCCCCCCAGccacccttcccttccctggatTCAGACACAGGCGCTTCTGTGACATCCCATTTCCCACCGGCTGCCTCAGGGCTCAGCAAGTAGGTTCCTGGGGCTCCTCTGGACAAGTTTTTGAGATACGTGTTGATTTTGCAACCAGGAGATATGGTACCTCTTCCTCATACCTCCGGAGGCTGCTGTAATAAATTAGCCTTTCTTCATTCCCATCTGGCAAGGTCCAAGCCCAGACCATCAGAGTGCACCTCCTGAATACCACAGCCAAGCACAGAGGGGTTGGGTCACCAGCTCAAAATCACCCAGCACAGCAGGAGACGTGGTCCAGCATTTCAGCCTCACCTCCCCTTGCCTCCTGGCTGTCCACGGGGTCCCGAGCCATGCTTCAGTCTAACACGTGGAGAGGAAGCCAAGAACCCCTGGGGCCTAGCAGAGCTAGGGGCAGGGCCCCGTCTGGTGCCCAGGAGAGCTGGACTTGAGATCACCAGTTCTAGGATTTCTCCTTCCTGTTGGGTGTCTGCAAGGTCAGCTGCAGGCAGCGGTCATAGAATGACATGGGGGCTCTTGGGTGATCCGAAGGCTGCAACTGCCCCTCACCTGTGCCCACACCCCAGAGCTGGTGTCTCCTCTTTTGAAGTCGCCGCAAGTGCCGGGCTGATACCTTAATGGCCCTAGGGTCTCCGGAACAGCTGTGGGCCAAGAAAAGTGGGGCGGGTGGTCACGGCTGCCAAAGATCCCACCCTACTTTGCAGACTGGGGG encodes the following:
- the INPP5J gene encoding phosphatidylinositol 4,5-bisphosphate 5-phosphatase A isoform X1, whose amino-acid sequence is MEGQSSSGSRRPGTRAGLGPLPVPVPRGVSQTGAPSKVDASFQLPVKEKMAQAPSEPRLALVPVGPRAAMPPSTEGPRSALVSPRPILAPLSTPGGQKTAPTRRSSSLAPTSVGQLVVSASGGPKTPPVTSGSVLAPTSLGQLVMSASAGPRPPPPTLRPRLSPTSRDQKQVPPASVGPKPALAASGLNLALAPEEQPTQPPFNSSPVPSPVLSSSQDQVLAPASVTSASASGGWTPAKQRDPPAPKPLPSSEGHLQASAQASGPVGSTSLSQTPPDPRISPSFRARPEAPRSSPEDPVLPRPPQTLPLDVGQGPPEPATRSPGLLSPTFRPGASSAQTVPPPLPKPPRSPSRSPSRSPNRSPCVPPAPETALPRPGTQGAGSSGRTSPSLQPRETPAPVTTSPSTSTSSSSWSAQPTCKSDPGFWITVVTWNVGTAMPPDDVTSLLHLGSGGNDSDGADMIAIGLQEVNSMINKRLKDALFTDQWSELFMDALAPFNFVLVSTVRMQGVILLLFAKYYHLPFLRDVQTDCTRTGLGGYWGNKGGVSVRLAAFGHMLCFLNCHLPAHMDKAEQRKDNFQTILSLQQFPGPGAHGILDHDLVFWFGDLNFRIESYDLHFVKFAIDSDQLHQLWEKDQLNMAKNTWPILKGFQEGPLNFAPTFKFDVGTNKYDTSAKKRKPAWTDRILWKVKAPGVGPSPSGRESHRLQVTQHSYRSHMEYTVSDHKPVAAQFVLQFAYRDDVPLVRLEVADEWVRPEQAVVRYRIETVFARSSWDWIGLYRVGFRHCKDYVAYVWAKHEDVDGSIYQVTFSEESLPKGHGDFILGYYSHTHSILIGVTEPFQISLPTSELASSSTDSSSASSEDEDDSTLELLAPKSRSPSPGKSKRHRSRSPGLARFPGLALRPSSRERRGASRSPSPQSRRLPRVAPDRSHDGGSRGSSEEGPSGLPGPWAFPPSVPQSLGLLPALRLEPVDPGGGGSWRPNREAPASSSLSTSPQGRQGLEEGGLGP
- the INPP5J gene encoding phosphatidylinositol 4,5-bisphosphate 5-phosphatase A isoform X2, which produces MEGQSSSGSRRPGTRAGLGPLPVPVPRGVSQTGAPSKVDASFQLPVKEKMAQAPSEPRLALVPVGPRAAMPPSTEGPRITVVTWNVGTAMPPDDVTSLLHLGSGGNDSDGADMIAIGLQEVNSMINKRLKDALFTDQWSELFMDALAPFNFVLVSTVRMQGVILLLFAKYYHLPFLRDVQTDCTRTGLGGYWGNKGGVSVRLAAFGHMLCFLNCHLPAHMDKAEQRKDNFQTILSLQQFPGPGAHGILDHDLVFWFGDLNFRIESYDLHFVKFAIDSDQLHQLWEKDQLNMAKNTWPILKGFQEGPLNFAPTFKFDVGTNKYDTSAKKRKPAWTDRILWKVKAPGVGPSPSGRESHRLQVTQHSYRSHMEYTVSDHKPVAAQFVLQFAYRDDVPLVRLEVADEWVRPEQAVVRYRIETVFARSSWDWIGLYRVGFRHCKDYVAYVWAKHEDVDGSIYQVTFSEESLPKGHGDFILGYYSHTHSILIGVTEPFQISLPTSELASSSTDSSSASSEDEDDSTLELLAPKSRSPSPGKSKRHRSRSPGLARFPGLALRPSSRERRGASRSPSPQSRRLPRVAPDRSHDGGSRGSSEEGPSGLPGPWAFPPSVPQSLGLLPALRLEPVDPGGGGSWRPNREAPASSSLSTSPQGRQGLEEGGLGP
- the INPP5J gene encoding phosphatidylinositol 4,5-bisphosphate 5-phosphatase A isoform X3, giving the protein MPPDDVTSLLHLGSGGNDSDGADMIAIGLQEVNSMINKRLKDALFTDQWSELFMDALAPFNFVLVSTVRMQGVILLLFAKYYHLPFLRDVQTDCTRTGLGGYWGNKGGVSVRLAAFGHMLCFLNCHLPAHMDKAEQRKDNFQTILSLQQFPGPGAHGILDHDLVFWFGDLNFRIESYDLHFVKFAIDSDQLHQLWEKDQLNMAKNTWPILKGFQEGPLNFAPTFKFDVGTNKYDTSAKKRKPAWTDRILWKVKAPGVGPSPSGRESHRLQVTQHSYRSHMEYTVSDHKPVAAQFVLQFAYRDDVPLVRLEVADEWVRPEQAVVRYRIETVFARSSWDWIGLYRVGFRHCKDYVAYVWAKHEDVDGSIYQVTFSEESLPKGHGDFILGYYSHTHSILIGVTEPFQISLPTSELASSSTDSSSASSEDEDDSTLELLAPKSRSPSPGKSKRHRSRSPGLARFPGLALRPSSRERRGASRSPSPQSRRLPRVAPDRSHDGGSRGSSEEGPSGLPGPWAFPPSVPQSLGLLPALRLEPVDPGGGGSWRPNREAPASSSLSTSPQGRQGLEEGGLGP